A window of Pedobacter sp. MC2016-14 genomic DNA:
GAACCGACCAAAATTGGCTCAAGTAGTTCTTGCCAGTCCGCATAGACAAATATTCTATTATTTTTATTAGCCATCTCTCTATTTTTTAGCAGCTCTGTCTTTAATTAACAAGCCAGCATCCTGAATCTTACGTCCAAGTTCATCATCCGCTGCAAGTTTCAAAAAATCTGCTTCCAATCCCAGTACGAATAAAACTTGAAAATAAGCACCCATAGTTACAGTAGGCTTTCC
This region includes:
- a CDS encoding helix-turn-helix domain-containing protein; translation: MKETILLLPKAQKLLDTLGENIRLSRLRRKLSVMQVAERAGISRATLWQIERGKPTVTMGAYFQVLFVLGLEADFLKLAADDELGRKIQDAGLLIKDRAAKK